Proteins co-encoded in one Anabaena sphaerica FACHB-251 genomic window:
- a CDS encoding DUF4335 domain-containing protein — MNIQRKYSLPNCTLLLEGLSDVAPSTQFQDLRPELSILVNAECYLSSYSQPITGGREFFESLVRAVSAYAQEFLSNVPNPQAHNGDSELVELQKIESNRHRLIVHSDITADGLESSSNQVKQPPIQIDLNTVQLFDLVESVDQFFADTQTLPELTLELQPVTRRYGGTSQALLKQAVPAAVGVSSLVVAAVAFSLIPPPQVRPPEPKQEEQTSTAIPTASPTPTTSPTDSPTPTTSPTNSPTPTTSPTDSPTPIIKDLEAVLNTVPEITDPSQLRALNRQVYNQIHPVWNNRTEITEDLVYRLGVAADGSIIGYKAVNQKANDEIEKIPLPKLLYNPANRSISNEPMAQFRVVFTRQGVLEVSPWLGYTRKPDVIGDKITDSSTVKDLNQKLYNTIRQNWSVTPTFNKELKYRVAVNKIGVIADYEPLNQVAFDYFRETPLPQMFQSEYGSNLAAPNNKEPLAHYQVVFKANGTLEVTPWQGYR; from the coding sequence ATGAATATTCAACGTAAGTACAGTTTACCTAATTGCACGCTGCTCTTAGAGGGGTTAAGTGATGTTGCCCCCTCAACCCAATTTCAAGACCTGCGTCCAGAATTATCGATATTGGTGAATGCAGAATGCTATTTATCTAGTTATAGTCAGCCTATAACCGGAGGGCGGGAATTTTTTGAGAGCTTGGTGAGGGCAGTAAGTGCCTATGCTCAAGAATTTTTAAGTAATGTACCCAACCCCCAAGCACACAACGGTGACTCAGAGTTAGTAGAGTTACAAAAAATTGAAAGCAACAGACATAGGTTGATTGTGCATTCAGATATTACCGCTGACGGTTTGGAATCTTCATCAAACCAAGTTAAACAGCCACCTATTCAAATTGATTTGAATACAGTGCAGTTGTTTGATTTAGTCGAGTCCGTAGATCAGTTTTTTGCTGATACCCAAACCTTACCAGAATTAACTCTGGAACTACAACCTGTCACCAGACGCTATGGTGGTACTAGTCAAGCTTTATTGAAACAAGCTGTACCAGCAGCCGTAGGAGTATCAAGTTTGGTAGTAGCAGCGGTGGCCTTTAGCTTAATTCCTCCTCCCCAGGTACGTCCACCGGAACCTAAGCAGGAGGAACAAACTAGCACAGCAATACCAACAGCCTCACCTACACCAACTACATCACCCACAGACTCACCTACACCAACTACATCACCCACAAACTCACCTACACCAACTACATCACCCACAGACTCACCTACACCGATTATCAAAGATTTAGAAGCAGTTCTAAATACAGTTCCAGAAATTACTGATCCCTCCCAGCTACGGGCATTAAATCGCCAAGTTTATAACCAAATTCATCCAGTTTGGAATAATCGTACTGAAATTACAGAAGATTTAGTCTATCGCTTGGGTGTAGCTGCTGATGGTAGCATCATTGGTTATAAAGCCGTCAACCAAAAGGCTAATGACGAAATAGAAAAAATTCCACTGCCGAAGCTGCTATACAATCCTGCCAACCGCAGCATTAGCAACGAACCGATGGCTCAATTTCGAGTAGTCTTTACTAGACAGGGTGTGCTGGAAGTCAGCCCTTGGCTGGGATATACCAGAAAACCAGATGTAATCGGCGACAAAATCACTGACTCCAGTACAGTCAAAGACTTAAACCAAAAGCTCTACAATACAATTCGCCAAAATTGGAGCGTTACACCCACGTTTAACAAAGAATTGAAATATCGGGTAGCGGTAAACAAAATTGGTGTCATTGCTGACTATGAACCACTTAACCAAGTCGCTTTTGACTATTTTCGGGAAACACCTTTACCACAGATGTTCCAATCTGAGTACGGCTCAAACTTAGCGGCTCCCAACAACAAAGAACCTCTTGCCCATTACCAAGTAGTATTTAAAGCTAACGGTACTCTGGAAGTCACTCCGTGGCAGGGATACAGGTAA
- a CDS encoding DUF3038 domain-containing protein, whose protein sequence is MNVSASVTSPNSPTPEAMPMILDTLPDPAIGPKGCPRRTTLEIDLMLLAIEALELGGSEAILAFAQELDLTGIIKNRVNLWRMRASNPLRRAHSRRPLTIMEAKALVVIACYIARRLTVVIRQLLMIYQQLSEKQIPLEQNLRLANYLERFRAHFKSRMNARRSVLLTLNSDEKLDELAIDLLAKLLFCTGTAGMQRFWISLFDGEVE, encoded by the coding sequence ATGAATGTCTCCGCAAGCGTAACGTCACCAAATAGTCCAACTCCTGAGGCCATGCCGATGATTCTGGATACATTACCAGATCCAGCGATCGGTCCCAAGGGATGCCCCCGCAGAACCACATTGGAAATAGACCTGATGTTACTGGCAATTGAAGCCTTAGAACTAGGTGGTTCTGAAGCTATCCTCGCTTTTGCTCAAGAGTTAGACCTGACAGGAATTATTAAGAATCGGGTCAATTTATGGCGAATGCGTGCTTCTAACCCCTTACGACGAGCGCACAGCCGTCGTCCCTTAACCATCATGGAAGCAAAAGCTTTAGTAGTTATTGCCTGCTACATAGCGCGGCGGTTAACAGTTGTCATCCGCCAGCTATTAATGATATATCAGCAATTGTCTGAAAAGCAGATTCCACTAGAGCAAAATTTACGTCTGGCTAATTACCTGGAGAGGTTTAGAGCACATTTTAAAAGCCGGATGAATGCCAGACGTTCTGTTTTACTAACATTAAACTCAGACGAAAAATTAGATGAACTGGCTATAGATTTATTAGCAAAATTACTATTCTGCACAGGTACAGCTGGAATGCAGCGTTTTTGGATTTCTCTTTTTGACGGTGAAGTGGAATGA